The following are from one region of the Dermacentor albipictus isolate Rhodes 1998 colony chromosome 5, USDA_Dalb.pri_finalv2, whole genome shotgun sequence genome:
- the LOC135917245 gene encoding acetyl-CoA acetyltransferase A, mitochondrial-like isoform X4: MRPFSFQRKRRLVIEDPLPPPLYTMETKESCRSGLNEVVIASFARTPIGSFRSSLASVPVAELGAIAIKGAVKRAGISCERVQEVFMGHVLSAGVGMNPARQAALGAGLLESVPCTAINKVCASGMKAIMLAAQSLMCGSQEVVVAGGMESMSNAPYYMSRGETPYGGVQLQDGLLIDGLTDVYHKIHVGACTEHTAKKYAVSREDQDEFAIESYKRSAKAAKDGVLASEIVPVTIPGKHGKPAVVVTEDEEYKRADFEKLRKISPAFDKEAGTITAANASTLNDGAAACVLMTRQAAERLGVKPLARIVGFADAAVEPLHFCISPAYAMPKNVGSSNHGKARSSSPTLAIRPGRHLQRRRRWFCHSH, from the exons TCATTGAAGACCCCCTACCACCCCCCTTGTACACGATGGAGACCAAAGAAAGCTGTCGTTCCGGTTTGAAT GAGGTCGTGATAGCGTCGTTTGCAAGGACACCTATCGGCTCCTTTCGGAGTTCTCTGGCCTCCGTGCCAGTGGCGGAACTTGGTGCAATCGCTATAAAGGGAGCTGTCAAGAGAGCGG GCATATCGTGCGAGCGCGTGCAGGAAGTGTTCATGGGCCACGTTCTCTCCGCTGGAGTCGGCATGAATCCGGCGAGGCAGGCAGCTCTGGGAGCAG GCCTTCTGGAGTCCGTGCCGTGCACGGCTATCAACAAGGTCTGTGCTTCGGGCATGAAGGCCATCATGCTCGCCGCCCAAAGCCTCATGTGTGGCTCTCAG GAGGTTGTAGTGGCTGGAGGAATGGAAAGCATGTCCAATGCCCCGTACTACATGAGCCGAGGCGAAACACCGTACGGTGGAGTTCAGCTACAG GACGGTCTGTTGATCGACGGCTTGACCGACGTCTACCATAAGATCCATGTG GGAGCCTGTACCGAGCATACCGCCAAGAAGTATGCAGTTTCCAGGGAAGACCAGGATGAGTTCGCCATTGAAAGCTACAAGAGAAGCGCCAAGGCAGCGAAG GATGGGGTGCTTGCTTCCGAGATCGTTCCCGTTACCATCCCTGGAAAGCATGGCAAACCAGCCGTGGTGGTGACCGAGGACGAGGAATACAAGCGCGCCGACTTCGAGAAGCTCAGAAAGATTTCGCCAGCATTCGACAAAGAAG CAGGCACAATCACAGCGGCAAACGCAAGCACACTGAACGACGGAGCGGCAGCTTGTGTCCTCATGACTCGCCAAGCGGCAGAAAGGCTTGGAGTGAAGCCATTGGCACGAATCGTTG GCTTCGCCGATGCTGCTGTGGAACCgttgcatttttgcatttccccAGCATACGCAATGCCCAAG AATGTCGGGAGCTCGAATCACGGGAAGGCTCGCTCTTCATCTCCAACCTTGGCAATACGGCCTGGCCGGCATCTGCAACGGAGGCGGCGGTGGTTCTGCCATTCTCATTGA
- the LOC135917245 gene encoding acetyl-CoA acetyltransferase A, mitochondrial-like isoform X1, whose product MRPFSFQRKRRLVIEDPLPPPLYTMETKESCRSGLNEVVIASFARTPIGSFRSSLASVPVAELGAIAIKGAVKRAGISCERVQEVFMGHVLSAGVGMNPARQAALGAGLLESVPCTAINKVCASGMKAIMLAAQSLMCGSQEVVVAGGMESMSNAPYYMSRGETPYGGVQLQDGLLIDGLTDVYHKIHVGACTEHTAKKYAVSREDQDEFAIESYKRSAKAAKDGVLASEIVPVTIPGKHGKPAVVVTEDEEYKRADFEKLRKISPAFDKEAGTITAANASTLNDGAAACVLMTRQAAERLGVKPLARIVGFADAAVEPLHFCISPAYAMPKALNQAGLKFEDMSMIEINEAFSAAVLCNMKHLGLDHSKVNIHGGGVSLGHPLGMSGARITGRLALHLQPWQYGLAGICNGGGGGSAILIEKL is encoded by the exons TCATTGAAGACCCCCTACCACCCCCCTTGTACACGATGGAGACCAAAGAAAGCTGTCGTTCCGGTTTGAAT GAGGTCGTGATAGCGTCGTTTGCAAGGACACCTATCGGCTCCTTTCGGAGTTCTCTGGCCTCCGTGCCAGTGGCGGAACTTGGTGCAATCGCTATAAAGGGAGCTGTCAAGAGAGCGG GCATATCGTGCGAGCGCGTGCAGGAAGTGTTCATGGGCCACGTTCTCTCCGCTGGAGTCGGCATGAATCCGGCGAGGCAGGCAGCTCTGGGAGCAG GCCTTCTGGAGTCCGTGCCGTGCACGGCTATCAACAAGGTCTGTGCTTCGGGCATGAAGGCCATCATGCTCGCCGCCCAAAGCCTCATGTGTGGCTCTCAG GAGGTTGTAGTGGCTGGAGGAATGGAAAGCATGTCCAATGCCCCGTACTACATGAGCCGAGGCGAAACACCGTACGGTGGAGTTCAGCTACAG GACGGTCTGTTGATCGACGGCTTGACCGACGTCTACCATAAGATCCATGTG GGAGCCTGTACCGAGCATACCGCCAAGAAGTATGCAGTTTCCAGGGAAGACCAGGATGAGTTCGCCATTGAAAGCTACAAGAGAAGCGCCAAGGCAGCGAAG GATGGGGTGCTTGCTTCCGAGATCGTTCCCGTTACCATCCCTGGAAAGCATGGCAAACCAGCCGTGGTGGTGACCGAGGACGAGGAATACAAGCGCGCCGACTTCGAGAAGCTCAGAAAGATTTCGCCAGCATTCGACAAAGAAG CAGGCACAATCACAGCGGCAAACGCAAGCACACTGAACGACGGAGCGGCAGCTTGTGTCCTCATGACTCGCCAAGCGGCAGAAAGGCTTGGAGTGAAGCCATTGGCACGAATCGTTG GCTTCGCCGATGCTGCTGTGGAACCgttgcatttttgcatttccccAGCATACGCAATGCCCAAG GCATTGAATCAAGCAGGCTTGAAATTCGAAGACATGTCCATGATCGAGATAAACGAAGCCTTCAGTGCTGCAGTGCTTTGCAACATGAAACATCTCGGTCTGGACCACTCAAAGGTCAATATTCATGGAGGCGGAGTTAGCCTGGGGCATCCGCTTGG AATGTCGGGAGCTCGAATCACGGGAAGGCTCGCTCTTCATCTCCAACCTTGGCAATACGGCCTGGCCGGCATCTGCAACGGAGGCGGCGGTGGTTCTGCCATTCTCATTGAAAAGCTCTAG
- the LOC135917245 gene encoding acetyl-CoA acetyltransferase A, mitochondrial-like isoform X2 — protein MRPFSFQRKRRLVIEDPLPPPLYTMETKESCRSGLNEVVIASFARTPIGSFRSSLASVPVAELGAIAIKGAVKRAGISCERVQEVFMGHVLSAGVGMNPARQAALGAGLLESVPCTAINKVCASGMKAIMLAAQSLMCGSQEVVVAGGMESMSNAPYYMSRGETPYGGVQLQDGLLIDGLTDVYHKIHVGACTEHTAKKYAVSREDQDEFAIESYKRSAKAAKDGVLASEIVPVTIPGKHGKPAVVVTEDEEYKRADFEKLRKISPAFDKEGTITAANASTLNDGAAACVLMTRQAAERLGVKPLARIVGFADAAVEPLHFCISPAYAMPKALNQAGLKFEDMSMIEINEAFSAAVLCNMKHLGLDHSKVNIHGGGVSLGHPLGMSGARITGRLALHLQPWQYGLAGICNGGGGGSAILIEKL, from the exons TCATTGAAGACCCCCTACCACCCCCCTTGTACACGATGGAGACCAAAGAAAGCTGTCGTTCCGGTTTGAAT GAGGTCGTGATAGCGTCGTTTGCAAGGACACCTATCGGCTCCTTTCGGAGTTCTCTGGCCTCCGTGCCAGTGGCGGAACTTGGTGCAATCGCTATAAAGGGAGCTGTCAAGAGAGCGG GCATATCGTGCGAGCGCGTGCAGGAAGTGTTCATGGGCCACGTTCTCTCCGCTGGAGTCGGCATGAATCCGGCGAGGCAGGCAGCTCTGGGAGCAG GCCTTCTGGAGTCCGTGCCGTGCACGGCTATCAACAAGGTCTGTGCTTCGGGCATGAAGGCCATCATGCTCGCCGCCCAAAGCCTCATGTGTGGCTCTCAG GAGGTTGTAGTGGCTGGAGGAATGGAAAGCATGTCCAATGCCCCGTACTACATGAGCCGAGGCGAAACACCGTACGGTGGAGTTCAGCTACAG GACGGTCTGTTGATCGACGGCTTGACCGACGTCTACCATAAGATCCATGTG GGAGCCTGTACCGAGCATACCGCCAAGAAGTATGCAGTTTCCAGGGAAGACCAGGATGAGTTCGCCATTGAAAGCTACAAGAGAAGCGCCAAGGCAGCGAAG GATGGGGTGCTTGCTTCCGAGATCGTTCCCGTTACCATCCCTGGAAAGCATGGCAAACCAGCCGTGGTGGTGACCGAGGACGAGGAATACAAGCGCGCCGACTTCGAGAAGCTCAGAAAGATTTCGCCAGCATTCGACAAAGAAG GCACAATCACAGCGGCAAACGCAAGCACACTGAACGACGGAGCGGCAGCTTGTGTCCTCATGACTCGCCAAGCGGCAGAAAGGCTTGGAGTGAAGCCATTGGCACGAATCGTTG GCTTCGCCGATGCTGCTGTGGAACCgttgcatttttgcatttccccAGCATACGCAATGCCCAAG GCATTGAATCAAGCAGGCTTGAAATTCGAAGACATGTCCATGATCGAGATAAACGAAGCCTTCAGTGCTGCAGTGCTTTGCAACATGAAACATCTCGGTCTGGACCACTCAAAGGTCAATATTCATGGAGGCGGAGTTAGCCTGGGGCATCCGCTTGG AATGTCGGGAGCTCGAATCACGGGAAGGCTCGCTCTTCATCTCCAACCTTGGCAATACGGCCTGGCCGGCATCTGCAACGGAGGCGGCGGTGGTTCTGCCATTCTCATTGAAAAGCTCTAG
- the LOC135917245 gene encoding acetyl-CoA acetyltransferase A, mitochondrial-like isoform X3 has protein sequence METKESCRSGLNEVVIASFARTPIGSFRSSLASVPVAELGAIAIKGAVKRAGISCERVQEVFMGHVLSAGVGMNPARQAALGAGLLESVPCTAINKVCASGMKAIMLAAQSLMCGSQEVVVAGGMESMSNAPYYMSRGETPYGGVQLQDGLLIDGLTDVYHKIHVGACTEHTAKKYAVSREDQDEFAIESYKRSAKAAKDGVLASEIVPVTIPGKHGKPAVVVTEDEEYKRADFEKLRKISPAFDKEAGTITAANASTLNDGAAACVLMTRQAAERLGVKPLARIVGFADAAVEPLHFCISPAYAMPKALNQAGLKFEDMSMIEINEAFSAAVLCNMKHLGLDHSKVNIHGGGVSLGHPLGALLSEVLYSHYTMSGARITGRLALHLQPWQYGLAGICNGGGGGSAILIEKL, from the exons ATGGAGACCAAAGAAAGCTGTCGTTCCGGTTTGAAT GAGGTCGTGATAGCGTCGTTTGCAAGGACACCTATCGGCTCCTTTCGGAGTTCTCTGGCCTCCGTGCCAGTGGCGGAACTTGGTGCAATCGCTATAAAGGGAGCTGTCAAGAGAGCGG GCATATCGTGCGAGCGCGTGCAGGAAGTGTTCATGGGCCACGTTCTCTCCGCTGGAGTCGGCATGAATCCGGCGAGGCAGGCAGCTCTGGGAGCAG GCCTTCTGGAGTCCGTGCCGTGCACGGCTATCAACAAGGTCTGTGCTTCGGGCATGAAGGCCATCATGCTCGCCGCCCAAAGCCTCATGTGTGGCTCTCAG GAGGTTGTAGTGGCTGGAGGAATGGAAAGCATGTCCAATGCCCCGTACTACATGAGCCGAGGCGAAACACCGTACGGTGGAGTTCAGCTACAG GACGGTCTGTTGATCGACGGCTTGACCGACGTCTACCATAAGATCCATGTG GGAGCCTGTACCGAGCATACCGCCAAGAAGTATGCAGTTTCCAGGGAAGACCAGGATGAGTTCGCCATTGAAAGCTACAAGAGAAGCGCCAAGGCAGCGAAG GATGGGGTGCTTGCTTCCGAGATCGTTCCCGTTACCATCCCTGGAAAGCATGGCAAACCAGCCGTGGTGGTGACCGAGGACGAGGAATACAAGCGCGCCGACTTCGAGAAGCTCAGAAAGATTTCGCCAGCATTCGACAAAGAAG CAGGCACAATCACAGCGGCAAACGCAAGCACACTGAACGACGGAGCGGCAGCTTGTGTCCTCATGACTCGCCAAGCGGCAGAAAGGCTTGGAGTGAAGCCATTGGCACGAATCGTTG GCTTCGCCGATGCTGCTGTGGAACCgttgcatttttgcatttccccAGCATACGCAATGCCCAAG GCATTGAATCAAGCAGGCTTGAAATTCGAAGACATGTCCATGATCGAGATAAACGAAGCCTTCAGTGCTGCAGTGCTTTGCAACATGAAACATCTCGGTCTGGACCACTCAAAGGTCAATATTCATGGAGGCGGAGTTAGCCTGGGGCATCCGCTTGG tGCTCTTCTATCGGAGGTGTTGTACTCTCACTACAC AATGTCGGGAGCTCGAATCACGGGAAGGCTCGCTCTTCATCTCCAACCTTGGCAATACGGCCTGGCCGGCATCTGCAACGGAGGCGGCGGTGGTTCTGCCATTCTCATTGAAAAGCTCTAG